The following are encoded together in the Scytonema millei VB511283 genome:
- a CDS encoding AMIN domain-containing protein, with product MKLKLWWRSLLLAGMFSVVAVPAVLIENRVFAQSPASHASPITVTGVRLNQTDSGLEVLLETTSKQPLSVVTSGYEKTFVANILNTRLALPEGKSFRQENLTGGIAVVSVTQQGVNSIRVSAIGSVGLPTAKLRQSIGSTLLSLTATIAPTAQTHT from the coding sequence GTGAAGTTGAAATTGTGGTGGCGATCGCTATTGTTAGCAGGTATGTTTTCTGTTGTGGCTGTTCCAGCAGTATTGATAGAAAACAGAGTTTTTGCTCAGTCACCCGCAAGTCATGCATCACCCATAACTGTCACCGGAGTAAGGCTGAACCAAACAGATAGTGGTTTAGAAGTGTTATTGGAAACTACAAGCAAGCAGCCACTCAGTGTTGTGACTTCCGGCTACGAGAAAACTTTTGTTGCCAATATTCTCAATACTCGGTTAGCACTACCAGAAGGCAAAAGCTTTCGTCAAGAAAACTTAACTGGAGGAATAGCAGTTGTCAGCGTCACTCAGCAGGGAGTCAATAGTATTAGGGTAAGTGCGATCGGTTCGGTGGGATTACCAACGGCAAAGTTGAGACAGAGTATTGGCAGTACCCTTCTCAGTTTAACTGCGACGATCGCTCCCACAGCCCAAACACACACCTGA
- a CDS encoding IS982 family transposase: MFCEVDDFYQSFEQHWQQQPLLTASCGERLCRSRLSLSEVMTIVIAFHGSGYRTFKEFYTLQVLPSWRKAFPHLVSYNRFVELMPWSLMLLCCFVQTRKGEVTGIAFIDSTPIEVCHPYRSKSHRVFEGLVGWSKNSVGWHYGFKLHLIINERGELLAFKLTPGNVDDRKPVPDLTQDIIGKLFGDRGYITQKLFEKLYQQGVELITRRKTKMKQQLVKLIDKILLRKRALIETVNDQLKNISQIEHSRHRSIWNFLVNLLAGLTAYTYLPQKPSLDLKPKGLPALPSAVL, from the coding sequence TGACAGCAAGTTGTGGAGAACGGTTGTGTCGCTCTCGATTAAGCTTAAGTGAGGTCATGACAATTGTGATTGCTTTTCATGGCTCTGGCTATCGTACATTCAAAGAATTCTACACGCTACAAGTTCTACCAAGTTGGCGTAAAGCTTTTCCTCATTTGGTCAGCTATAATCGTTTTGTCGAATTGATGCCTTGGTCGTTGATGCTATTGTGCTGCTTTGTGCAGACCCGTAAGGGGGAGGTGACTGGCATTGCATTCATTGATTCGACTCCGATTGAGGTATGCCATCCTTACCGCTCCAAAAGCCATCGTGTGTTTGAAGGCTTGGTAGGTTGGAGCAAAAATTCGGTCGGGTGGCACTACGGGTTTAAGCTGCACTTGATTATTAACGAACGAGGTGAGTTGCTTGCCTTCAAGCTGACCCCAGGCAATGTAGATGATCGCAAGCCTGTGCCTGACCTAACTCAAGACATCATTGGGAAGTTATTTGGCGATCGCGGTTACATAACTCAAAAACTGTTTGAAAAACTCTATCAGCAAGGGGTGGAGTTAATTACACGCCGCAAGACAAAGATGAAGCAACAGTTGGTCAAGTTAATTGACAAAATTCTCTTGCGGAAGCGAGCCTTGATAGAAACGGTTAATGACCAGCTCAAAAATATTTCTCAAATCGAGCATTCCCGACATAGAAGCATCTGGAATTTCCTGGTCAATTTGTTGGCTGGATTGACTGCTTATACTTATTTGCCTCAAAAACCCTCTCTCGATCTAAAACCCAAAGGCTTGCCTGCTCTCCCTTCTGCTGTCTTATAA